A single window of Rhizobium sp. SL42 DNA harbors:
- a CDS encoding glycosyltransferase family 4 protein, producing the protein MSRIWLINPYSSTPSTGMGGRHHYLAKALSRLGHQVTLVAARRHHLLRQDVDADRLPTEEIVDGYRFVRIDVPRYSHAHDKRRILAWFVFAARLLQLRRRLGEKPDAVLYSSPHPVGYLAAERLARRCGARLVFEVRDIWPLTLVEVGGYSPRHPFIRFLQWIEDRAYNNSDRVVSNLEGAVGHMTSRGMNASKFTWVSNGIALDEVATPAPLPAEVTAQIPKDGLRIAYTGTLGAANALETLLNAAAMLNDLPAVHFILVGQGRERAFLESRRDELGLNNVHFLNGVPKKQVQSVLGACDACYIGWLNSPLYQWGIAANKIPEYLFSGKPIVHSFSGGSDPVMKFDCGITVPAEEPKALAEAIRRLHGMPEDGRRRMGENGHKAAVEHYDYAQLARRMEQVLLG; encoded by the coding sequence TTGAGCCGCATCTGGTTGATAAATCCCTACTCCTCAACACCTTCGACAGGAATGGGCGGGCGGCACCATTATCTGGCAAAGGCGCTCAGCCGACTTGGACACCAGGTAACACTCGTCGCGGCAAGACGGCATCATCTGCTGCGTCAGGATGTGGACGCAGACAGACTGCCGACTGAAGAAATTGTCGACGGCTATCGCTTCGTGCGGATCGATGTGCCGCGCTACTCCCATGCGCATGATAAGCGGCGAATCCTCGCCTGGTTCGTTTTTGCTGCACGGTTGCTTCAACTGCGCCGCCGGCTAGGCGAAAAGCCTGACGCGGTGCTGTATTCATCGCCGCATCCCGTGGGATATCTGGCAGCCGAAAGGCTCGCACGTCGCTGTGGAGCGCGACTGGTGTTCGAAGTTCGTGATATCTGGCCGCTCACCCTGGTCGAGGTCGGCGGTTACAGCCCCCGCCATCCCTTCATCCGCTTTCTGCAATGGATTGAAGATCGCGCCTACAACAACTCCGACAGAGTGGTCTCAAATCTGGAGGGGGCAGTTGGGCACATGACATCGCGCGGGATGAACGCCAGCAAGTTTACCTGGGTGTCAAACGGTATCGCTCTTGACGAAGTTGCAACTCCGGCCCCCTTGCCAGCAGAGGTCACCGCGCAAATCCCTAAGGACGGCTTGCGCATTGCCTACACCGGCACGCTGGGAGCGGCAAATGCACTCGAGACCCTGCTCAACGCGGCGGCGATGCTGAACGATCTACCGGCTGTGCATTTCATCCTCGTAGGGCAAGGCCGCGAACGCGCATTTCTGGAATCAAGACGAGACGAACTCGGGCTGAACAATGTGCATTTTCTAAACGGCGTACCGAAAAAACAGGTCCAGTCTGTGCTGGGCGCTTGCGACGCCTGCTACATCGGCTGGCTAAATTCGCCACTCTATCAATGGGGAATTGCCGCTAACAAGATTCCTGAATATCTGTTTTCAGGAAAGCCCATTGTTCATAGCTTCAGCGGCGGAAGTGATCCCGTCATGAAATTCGACTGCGGCATCACAGTACCCGCAGAGGAACCAAAGGCTCTTGCCGAAGCCATTCGCCGCCTCCATGGCATGCCTGAGGATGGACGCCGGCGAATGGGCGAAAACGGCCACAAAGCGGCGGTGGAACACTATGACTACGCCCAGCTTGCCCGGCGGATGGAGCAGGTGTTGCTGGGATGA
- the wecB gene encoding non-hydrolyzing UDP-N-acetylglucosamine 2-epimerase produces MPQILTVIGARPQFIKAAAVSRQIAETQGLNEMLVHTGQHYDANMSDVFFDELEIPHPAHHLGIAGGGHGAMTGRMLAAIETLLLEVRPDIVMVYGDTNSTLAGALAAAKLHIPVAHVEAGLRSFNKRMPEEINRILTDQCSDLLLTPTATATQNLLREGVPEAHIVECGDVMFDAALHFGRKAEADHAGPARFGLTPGQYALATVHRQENTDDPIRLAAILDGLAAVTRDLKVVLPLHPRTRARIDAADLTDRLEALHIIEPVGYLDMVALEKHAAVVATDSGGVQKEAFFYEVPCITLRDETEWVELVEAGWNRLVIPNDPSAIHQAILEARGTRGLDIAPYGSGNASGIIVDRLERMLG; encoded by the coding sequence ATGCCCCAAATCCTCACCGTCATCGGCGCTCGCCCACAATTCATCAAGGCCGCGGCGGTCTCTCGCCAGATCGCAGAGACTCAAGGACTCAATGAGATGTTGGTCCATACGGGACAGCACTATGATGCCAACATGTCGGATGTCTTCTTCGACGAGTTAGAGATACCGCATCCAGCGCATCATCTTGGAATCGCCGGTGGCGGACACGGTGCCATGACCGGGCGAATGCTCGCGGCCATTGAAACCTTGTTGCTTGAAGTACGTCCTGACATCGTGATGGTGTATGGAGACACAAATTCCACTCTCGCCGGCGCGCTTGCGGCAGCAAAGCTGCACATTCCGGTCGCGCATGTGGAAGCAGGACTGCGTAGTTTCAACAAGCGCATGCCGGAGGAAATCAACCGTATATTGACAGACCAGTGCTCGGACTTGCTGCTCACGCCGACGGCAACAGCCACACAGAATTTGCTGCGCGAAGGGGTTCCAGAAGCACATATTGTAGAATGCGGCGACGTGATGTTCGATGCTGCTCTGCATTTCGGCAGGAAGGCAGAAGCAGATCATGCCGGGCCGGCCCGTTTTGGCCTAACGCCCGGACAATATGCGTTGGCAACGGTTCACCGTCAGGAGAACACCGATGATCCGATTCGTCTTGCCGCCATTCTCGATGGGCTGGCAGCGGTGACTCGTGATCTAAAGGTCGTGCTCCCCCTGCATCCGAGGACACGGGCCCGCATTGACGCGGCAGATCTTACAGACAGGCTCGAAGCGCTCCACATTATTGAGCCTGTAGGCTACCTCGATATGGTTGCGCTCGAGAAGCATGCCGCTGTGGTCGCGACCGATTCAGGCGGCGTGCAAAAAGAGGCTTTCTTCTACGAAGTCCCCTGCATCACCTTGCGCGACGAAACCGAATGGGTTGAGCTGGTCGAGGCAGGATGGAACCGTCTTGTCATCCCGAATGATCCGTCAGCAATCCATCAGGCAATTCTTGAGGCCCGTGGAACAAGGGGGTTGGACATCGCGCCGTATGGCAGCGGCAATGCCTCAGGGATCATCGTGGATAGACTTGAAAGGATGCTGGGTTGA
- a CDS encoding glycosyltransferase: MPTTRTVDDTSPVIIHFTTVHPRSDTRIRIKEVTTLAREWPNEIALFVQDGKGDEVDAGNGFCVHDTGSVAQGRLRRMTFGAWKMYSAIRAARPKIAHFHDPELLPWAALLRLSGIQVIYDAHEDLPAATLSKPYIKPALRKPLAATVAIVEGFFARLCTKVVAATPAIGQNFSNLNPKLVQNFPLLDELQIDEVTQGTQLPHHFAYVGGVTRIRAAVEMVKAIELVRDETIRLQMAGTFSASLGQELERIEGWKRVDLYGWADRTTVSKVLAQCRAGLVLYYPEPNHIRAQPNKLFEYMSASLPVIASDFPLWREIVDGAGCGLLVDPRDPQAIAGAMQWIVDHPAEAAEMGRRGRMAVEERYNWDAESESLIALYRDLLPAT; this comes from the coding sequence TTGCCCACGACCCGCACAGTTGACGATACCAGTCCGGTGATCATTCACTTCACTACCGTGCATCCACGCAGTGACACCCGTATTCGCATCAAGGAAGTAACCACGCTCGCGCGTGAATGGCCCAATGAGATTGCACTATTCGTGCAGGACGGCAAAGGTGACGAGGTGGATGCTGGTAACGGATTTTGTGTCCACGATACAGGCTCCGTAGCGCAAGGCAGGCTTCGGCGCATGACATTCGGAGCATGGAAAATGTACTCGGCCATCCGCGCCGCGCGTCCGAAGATTGCGCATTTCCACGACCCTGAACTTTTGCCTTGGGCTGCGCTTTTAAGGCTTTCCGGAATACAGGTTATTTACGACGCTCATGAAGATCTGCCGGCCGCCACCTTGAGCAAACCCTATATCAAGCCTGCCCTGCGAAAGCCGCTTGCGGCCACCGTTGCGATAGTTGAAGGATTTTTTGCAAGACTGTGCACCAAGGTTGTGGCTGCAACCCCTGCAATAGGCCAGAATTTTTCCAACTTGAACCCGAAGCTCGTGCAGAACTTCCCGCTCCTCGACGAACTCCAGATCGACGAGGTAACCCAGGGCACTCAACTGCCACATCACTTCGCATATGTCGGCGGAGTCACCCGCATTCGCGCAGCTGTTGAGATGGTAAAGGCAATTGAACTCGTTCGCGACGAGACAATCCGACTACAGATGGCTGGCACGTTTTCAGCTAGCTTGGGCCAGGAGCTAGAGCGGATCGAGGGCTGGAAACGTGTCGATCTTTATGGCTGGGCTGACAGAACAACAGTATCAAAGGTGCTGGCGCAATGCAGAGCGGGCCTCGTCCTCTACTATCCTGAACCCAACCATATACGTGCACAGCCCAATAAACTGTTTGAATACATGTCCGCAAGTCTGCCTGTGATTGCTTCCGATTTTCCGCTCTGGCGCGAAATCGTTGATGGTGCGGGCTGCGGCCTGCTCGTTGATCCTAGAGATCCACAGGCAATTGCTGGCGCGATGCAATGGATCGTTGACCATCCCGCTGAAGCGGCCGAAATGGGCCGACGTGGCCGCATGGCTGTGGAAGAGCGTTACAACTGGGATGCGGAGAGCGAAAGCCTGATCGCGCTCTATCGAGACTTGTTGCCGGCCACTTGA
- a CDS encoding DegT/DnrJ/EryC1/StrS family aminotransferase, with amino-acid sequence MTRQFQFIDLKSQYTELKPSIDARIQTVLDHGQYIMGPEVRELEEKLESYTGSAHCITVASGTEALLISLMALGIKPGDEVITTAFTFIATAEVIALLGAVPVFVDVESDTGNIDAALIDAAITERTRAIIPVSLYGQTADMDAINAIAARHDNITVIEDAAQSFGANYRGQKSCNVSHIGCTSFFPSKPLGCYGDGGAIFTNREDLAKIMRQIRVHGQERRYYHTRIGVGGRMDTIQCAVVLAKLERFEWEVERRIAIGQRYIELIASNNLVRPVTVRAERTSVWAQFTVISEQREKLLDALSASGIPTAIHYPTPLHRQPAYKDLCRISGSLTNTEYLSDRVFSLPMHPYLTSDDQAHIISAMDKAF; translated from the coding sequence ATGACCAGACAATTCCAGTTCATTGACCTGAAGAGCCAATATACGGAACTCAAGCCGTCGATCGATGCGCGCATTCAAACAGTACTCGACCACGGCCAATACATCATGGGTCCCGAAGTTCGAGAGCTTGAAGAGAAGCTTGAATCTTATACGGGATCAGCGCATTGCATCACCGTTGCCTCCGGTACGGAGGCCCTTCTGATTTCGCTGATGGCACTCGGCATCAAGCCGGGTGACGAAGTGATTACAACGGCATTCACATTCATTGCCACTGCAGAAGTCATCGCCCTTCTAGGCGCCGTCCCGGTCTTTGTCGATGTGGAAAGCGATACCGGCAATATCGACGCCGCGCTGATCGACGCGGCGATCACCGAACGTACCCGAGCGATTATTCCGGTATCGCTCTATGGACAGACCGCGGACATGGACGCGATCAACGCAATTGCCGCGCGACACGACAATATCACGGTGATCGAGGACGCAGCACAAAGCTTCGGCGCCAACTACCGCGGACAGAAATCCTGCAATGTTTCCCATATCGGCTGCACAAGCTTCTTCCCGAGCAAGCCGCTTGGATGTTACGGCGATGGTGGCGCGATCTTCACAAATCGTGAAGATCTGGCCAAGATCATGCGACAGATCCGTGTTCACGGTCAAGAACGTCGCTACTACCATACGCGGATCGGAGTCGGCGGGCGCATGGATACGATCCAGTGCGCCGTAGTTCTGGCAAAGCTGGAGCGTTTCGAGTGGGAGGTGGAACGCCGCATTGCAATCGGACAGCGCTATATAGAATTGATCGCCAGCAATAACCTAGTCCGTCCGGTAACCGTCCGTGCGGAACGTACGTCGGTCTGGGCACAATTCACGGTGATCAGCGAGCAACGGGAAAAGCTCCTAGACGCCCTGAGCGCCAGCGGCATACCGACCGCCATTCATTATCCAACACCGCTGCACCGGCAGCCTGCATACAAAGATCTCTGTCGGATCTCCGGAAGCCTGACCAATACCGAATATCTGTCGGATCGGGTCTTCAGCTTGCCGATGCACCCTTATCTCACCAGCGATGATCAGGCGCATATCATAAGCGCAATGGACAAGGCTTTCTGA
- a CDS encoding acyltransferase, protein MAVTIHPTAIVDEGAEIGDGSRVWHWTHICAGAKIGTGCSFGQNVFVGNDVIIGNNVKVQNNVSVYDAVRLGDDVFCGPSVVFTNVYNPRSAIARKSEYRETVVGRGVSLGANCTIVCGNSIGENAFIGAGAVVNTHVPPHALMLGVPARRKGWMCRCGTQLKGTGSVRCECGNRYEISAEECKPL, encoded by the coding sequence ATGGCGGTTACCATTCATCCAACAGCGATCGTCGATGAAGGCGCTGAGATCGGTGACGGCAGCCGGGTCTGGCACTGGACCCATATATGCGCTGGTGCAAAGATCGGCACAGGGTGCTCCTTCGGCCAGAATGTCTTTGTCGGCAATGATGTGATCATCGGCAACAATGTGAAGGTCCAGAACAATGTATCGGTTTACGATGCCGTTCGTCTCGGCGACGATGTCTTCTGTGGCCCGAGCGTGGTGTTCACCAACGTCTACAATCCGCGCTCGGCAATTGCACGCAAATCCGAATATCGGGAAACGGTGGTGGGTCGCGGGGTGTCGCTCGGCGCCAATTGCACCATCGTGTGCGGCAACTCAATCGGGGAGAATGCCTTTATCGGCGCCGGGGCCGTCGTGAACACGCATGTCCCTCCCCACGCCCTTATGCTCGGTGTGCCGGCGCGCCGCAAAGGCTGGATGTGCCGATGCGGAACCCAGCTAAAAGGCACCGGCAGCGTGCGCTGCGAATGCGGCAATCGATATGAAATTTCGGCAGAAGAGTGCAAACCTTTATGA
- a CDS encoding Gfo/Idh/MocA family protein translates to MRSFASPVTDRKIKFALVGCGRIAQNHFSAMKQHGNRAEIVDVCDIDPVALAKATELTGARGHSRLSDLLASTEADIVVLTTPSGLHAEQTTEIAASGRHVMTEKPMATRWQDGLRMVKACDEANVRLFVVKQNRRNATLQLLKRAVEQKRFGRIYMVNLNVFWTRPQEYYDSASWRGTWEFDGGALMNQASHYVDLLDWLIGPIESLQAYTATLARNIETEDTAVLGVRWRSGALGSMNVTMLTYPKNLEGSITIIGEKGTVRVGGVAVNEISHWEFEDAHPDDAEVAGASYATTSVYGFGHPLYYDNVINVMRGEAEPETDGREGLKSLEVLIAAYLSARDGKRIALPLDY, encoded by the coding sequence ATGCGCAGTTTCGCCTCCCCCGTCACGGATCGCAAAATCAAGTTTGCATTGGTTGGCTGTGGCCGTATCGCGCAAAACCATTTCAGTGCCATGAAACAGCACGGCAATCGTGCGGAGATAGTCGATGTCTGCGATATCGATCCGGTCGCCTTGGCTAAAGCTACCGAACTGACGGGCGCCAGAGGTCATTCGAGACTGTCTGATCTGCTTGCCTCAACCGAGGCCGATATTGTCGTGTTGACTACGCCGAGCGGCCTGCACGCGGAGCAAACCACCGAAATCGCGGCCAGCGGACGTCACGTGATGACCGAAAAGCCGATGGCAACACGTTGGCAAGACGGACTTCGGATGGTCAAGGCCTGCGACGAGGCCAATGTTCGGCTGTTTGTCGTCAAGCAAAACCGTCGCAATGCCACTTTGCAACTTCTCAAGCGCGCGGTCGAGCAAAAGCGTTTTGGCCGTATCTACATGGTCAACCTGAACGTCTTCTGGACGCGACCACAAGAGTACTATGACAGCGCGTCCTGGCGGGGGACCTGGGAGTTCGATGGCGGCGCGCTGATGAACCAGGCCAGCCACTATGTGGATTTGCTCGACTGGTTGATTGGACCGATCGAGAGCCTTCAGGCCTATACGGCCACGCTTGCCCGCAATATCGAAACCGAGGACACGGCGGTACTAGGTGTACGCTGGCGTTCCGGTGCGCTGGGCTCCATGAACGTCACAATGCTGACCTATCCGAAGAATCTTGAAGGCAGTATTACCATCATCGGAGAAAAAGGCACGGTCCGCGTGGGCGGCGTTGCTGTGAACGAGATCTCCCACTGGGAGTTTGAAGACGCGCATCCCGATGATGCCGAGGTCGCGGGCGCGTCCTATGCGACCACTTCCGTCTATGGATTTGGTCATCCCCTCTACTACGACAATGTCATCAATGTGATGCGCGGTGAAGCCGAACCGGAAACCGATGGCAGAGAGGGATTGAAGTCACTGGAAGTTCTGATTGCCGCCTATCTCTCGGCCCGCGATGGCAAACGCATAGCCCTGCCGTTGGACTACTGA
- a CDS encoding nucleotide sugar dehydrogenase: MEGNSVKARLIESLKTKQAVIGIVGLGYVGLPLLLRYCEVGYKVVGFDIDREKVDKLLAGKSYIEHIPDNAVARAIEHGFDATTDFSRASEVDALILCVPTPLNKYREPDLSFVMNTVEALAPHMRKGQIVSLESTTYPGTTDEELRPRIERFGHAIGEDIFLVFSPEREDPGNANFTTNTIPKVCGGCTPDCLEAGMALYGQVIDQVVPVSSTRAAELTKLLENIHRAVNIGLVNEMKIVADKMGIDIHEVIRAAATKPFGFVAYYPGPGLGGHCIPIDPFYLTWKAREYGVHTRFIELAGEINSSMPDYVVSKITSALNAVRKSIAGSRILVLGIAYKKNVDDMRESPSVALMERLRDLGAEIAYSDPHIPAFPKMRDHSFDLKSVSLTAEALASYDCVLLATDHDRFDYEMISKHSQLIVDSRGRYLEPSSHIVKA; encoded by the coding sequence TTGGAAGGAAACTCTGTGAAAGCGCGTTTGATTGAAAGCCTCAAGACCAAGCAGGCGGTTATAGGGATCGTAGGGCTGGGTTATGTGGGGCTCCCGCTGCTCTTGCGTTACTGCGAGGTCGGTTACAAGGTCGTGGGCTTCGATATCGATCGCGAAAAGGTCGACAAATTGCTCGCCGGCAAGAGCTACATCGAGCATATTCCCGACAATGCCGTGGCCCGGGCCATTGAACATGGCTTCGACGCAACGACTGATTTTTCTCGCGCCTCCGAGGTCGATGCGCTCATTCTATGCGTTCCGACGCCACTGAACAAATATCGCGAACCCGATCTGAGTTTCGTGATGAATACTGTGGAAGCGTTGGCTCCGCACATGCGCAAGGGCCAGATTGTATCACTTGAGAGCACGACCTATCCCGGCACCACCGATGAGGAATTGCGACCGCGGATCGAACGTTTCGGCCACGCGATTGGTGAAGACATCTTCCTTGTCTTTTCCCCAGAACGGGAAGATCCGGGCAATGCAAATTTTACAACGAATACCATTCCCAAGGTTTGCGGAGGCTGCACACCCGACTGTCTCGAGGCGGGCATGGCGCTCTATGGGCAAGTGATCGATCAGGTGGTGCCTGTTAGCTCGACGCGCGCCGCGGAACTGACCAAGCTGCTGGAAAACATTCACAGGGCTGTGAATATCGGTCTGGTCAACGAGATGAAAATCGTGGCTGACAAGATGGGTATCGACATCCACGAAGTTATCCGGGCTGCGGCCACGAAACCTTTTGGATTCGTCGCCTATTATCCTGGTCCCGGTCTTGGCGGACACTGCATACCTATCGATCCGTTCTACTTGACCTGGAAGGCACGCGAGTACGGCGTCCACACGCGCTTCATCGAACTCGCAGGCGAAATCAACTCCTCCATGCCGGACTATGTCGTATCGAAAATTACTTCGGCACTGAATGCCGTTCGCAAATCGATTGCAGGAAGCCGAATCCTTGTCCTTGGCATCGCATACAAGAAGAATGTCGACGACATGCGCGAGTCACCGTCTGTCGCCCTCATGGAGCGCCTACGCGATCTAGGGGCGGAAATTGCCTATAGCGACCCGCACATCCCGGCGTTCCCCAAGATGCGCGACCACAGTTTCGATCTGAAAAGCGTCTCGCTGACAGCAGAGGCGCTTGCAAGTTATGATTGCGTCCTGTTGGCAACGGATCATGATCGTTTCGACTACGAGATGATCAGCAAGCATTCGCAATTGATCGTTGATTCCCGTGGCCGTTATCTCGAGCCCTCCAGTCATATTGTGAAGGCCTGA